One Malania oleifera isolate guangnan ecotype guangnan chromosome 9, ASM2987363v1, whole genome shotgun sequence DNA segment encodes these proteins:
- the LOC131164058 gene encoding general transcription and DNA repair factor IIH subunit TFB5, translating into MVNATKGLFISCDIPMAQFIINLNASLPASQKFIIHTLDSTHLFVQPHVAEMIRSAISDFRDQNSYEKPT; encoded by the exons ATGGTCAATGCCACTAAAGGCTTGTTCATATCATG TGACATCCCCATGGCACAATTCATCATCAACTTGAATGCTTCACTGCCTGCCTCCCAGAAGTTCATAATACATACATTGGATAGTACTCACCTGTTCGTGCAACCCCATGTCGCTGAGATGATTAGAAGTGCAATTTCAGATTTCAGAGACCAGAATTCCTATGAGAAGCCTACATGA